In one window of Blastopirellula marina DNA:
- a CDS encoding DUF1501 domain-containing protein, which translates to MSNFHPMQLNRRTFLTRSGVGLGSAALSSLLASDGQAAKTGDQPRGVPGQPQFPDLPQKVKRVIFLCMAGGPSHLETFDNKPILSKMDGKPVPSSYTDGQPIAQLQGKELKCLGSITKFKKYGQSGQEISDYLPWHAKMADDICIVRSLVTEQINHDPAHTFMNTGTVISGRPSMGAWVNYGIGSETDELPGFVVLSSVGGRNPQPIAARQWGSGFLPSRYQGVQFSSTGDPVNYVRSPNGVGVGQQRHLVDAIGDLNRHHQNAIGDPEIANRIAAYEMAFRMQMSVPELTDMSDEPQHILDMYGAKPGDGSYASNCLLARRLAERGVRFIHLYHRGWDHHNGLAQYMDVCCNLTDKPTYALLTDLKQRGMLEDTLIIWGGEFGRTPMSQSNKGNVGRDHHIKGFSMWLAGGPVKGGLTYGATDDLGYNSVENVVHVRDLHATMLHMLGISPEHLSVKFQGLDMRLTGVEPARVVKEIMT; encoded by the coding sequence ATGTCTAACTTTCATCCGATGCAACTTAATCGTCGCACGTTTCTCACCCGATCCGGCGTTGGACTTGGCTCGGCTGCGTTGTCCTCTCTTTTAGCAAGTGACGGACAAGCGGCCAAAACGGGCGACCAACCTCGAGGCGTGCCAGGTCAGCCTCAATTTCCCGACCTGCCCCAGAAGGTCAAGCGTGTCATCTTCCTGTGCATGGCAGGTGGCCCGTCCCATTTGGAGACTTTCGACAACAAACCAATCTTGTCGAAGATGGATGGCAAGCCAGTTCCGTCCTCGTATACCGATGGGCAGCCGATCGCGCAGCTTCAAGGCAAGGAATTGAAGTGCCTAGGATCGATTACCAAGTTCAAGAAGTATGGCCAAAGTGGCCAAGAGATCAGTGACTACTTGCCGTGGCACGCGAAGATGGCGGACGACATCTGCATCGTTCGTTCGCTTGTTACCGAGCAGATCAATCATGACCCGGCTCACACGTTCATGAACACGGGCACGGTGATTAGCGGTCGCCCGTCGATGGGTGCCTGGGTGAACTATGGCATCGGCAGCGAAACCGATGAACTACCAGGCTTCGTGGTCCTATCGAGCGTAGGTGGTCGAAACCCTCAACCGATCGCCGCCCGACAATGGGGAAGTGGATTCCTGCCGAGTCGCTATCAAGGCGTGCAGTTCAGCTCGACCGGTGATCCCGTGAACTACGTTCGCAGCCCGAACGGTGTTGGTGTTGGTCAGCAGCGTCACTTGGTTGATGCAATCGGCGATTTGAACCGTCATCATCAGAATGCGATTGGCGATCCAGAAATTGCGAACCGAATAGCCGCTTACGAGATGGCTTTCCGTATGCAGATGTCGGTGCCAGAGCTGACCGATATGTCGGACGAACCTCAGCATATTCTCGATATGTACGGAGCCAAGCCAGGAGACGGATCGTATGCCTCGAACTGCTTGCTTGCTCGACGACTTGCTGAACGTGGCGTTCGCTTCATTCACCTCTATCATCGCGGCTGGGATCACCACAACGGTTTAGCACAGTACATGGACGTCTGTTGCAACCTGACCGACAAGCCGACGTATGCCTTACTGACTGACTTGAAACAACGTGGAATGTTGGAAGACACCCTGATCATTTGGGGTGGTGAGTTCGGTCGTACACCGATGTCGCAGTCGAATAAAGGGAACGTCGGTCGCGATCACCATATCAAGGGTTTCAGCATGTGGCTCGCTGGTGGTCCGGTGAAAGGTGGCCTCACCTATGGAGCGACCGACGACCTGGGTTACAACTCGGTCGAGAATGTTGTTCACGTCCGAGATCTTCACGCGACCATGCTGCATATGCTGGGCATTAGTCCCGAGCATCTGAGCGTGAAGTTTCAGGGACTCGACATGCGACTGACCGGTGTCGAGCCTGCTCGCGTAGTCAAGGAAATCATGACGTAA
- a CDS encoding PSD1 and planctomycete cytochrome C domain-containing protein produces the protein MCRHTLSTFSWTTGILLLVSSPAWGEKPLDYNRDVRPILSENCFYCHGPDPDHREADLRLDDQKSATESVIVPGDVDSSEFFARIVADEDMRMPPVESGKKLTPEQVATLRRWIEEGAPFEQHWAYVPPKSTPVPEVAHQDWAKSEIDRYLLAQMEAEGFAPSPKADKVTLIRRVTFDLTGLPPTAEEVEAFVNDESPEAFEKVVDRLLASDRYGERMAAYWLDLVRFADTVGYHGDQDHNISPYRDYVLDAFNDNKPFDQFTREQLAGDLIPNSSIDQKIASGYNRLLQTTHEGGLQEKEYLAIYAADRVRNVSQVWMGATVGCAQCHSHKYDPYTITDFYSLAAFFADVDEAKHFKVGTNALPTKRPPEIKVLSKRERAELTRLQAELDQMPEGSATDEVKRLQEQIDALNASARLTMVTESIEPRTMRVLPRGNWLDETGAVVTPAVPVFLGSINTNDKRASRLDLANWLVDTKQGSGALTSRVFVNRLWYLFYGIGLSSSLGDFGGQGEPPVHPELLDHLAIDFYEHGWDMKRMVKEMVMTAAYQQSSQASAEAREKDPYNRLYTHQLRHRLSAEMIRDNALAVSGLLNLEYGGPSAKPYQPTGYYRNLNFPQRTYHADENEQQWRRGVYVHWQRQFVHPSLMAFDAPTREECTVQRPTSNTPLAALALLNDPTYIEAAREFASRILTQADTNDQSRFDVAYKLALSREPDEAEKQILTQILNENRQIYEKDPAAAAKLLAIGLKPTDDTLELAELAAWTQVARVIFNLDEFITRN, from the coding sequence ATGTGTAGGCACACCCTATCTACGTTTTCGTGGACTACCGGCATCCTGTTGCTGGTTTCCAGCCCCGCCTGGGGAGAGAAGCCGCTCGACTACAATCGTGACGTACGGCCGATCCTTTCCGAGAATTGTTTTTATTGCCACGGCCCTGATCCGGATCACCGTGAGGCCGACTTACGTCTGGACGACCAGAAGAGCGCGACCGAAAGCGTGATCGTTCCTGGCGACGTCGACTCAAGTGAATTCTTTGCCCGTATCGTTGCCGACGAAGACATGCGGATGCCACCAGTCGAATCGGGCAAGAAACTTACGCCTGAGCAAGTCGCCACGCTACGGCGTTGGATTGAAGAAGGTGCCCCGTTTGAACAACATTGGGCGTACGTTCCTCCCAAGTCGACGCCCGTTCCAGAAGTTGCGCATCAAGATTGGGCAAAGAGCGAGATCGATCGATATCTACTCGCTCAAATGGAGGCAGAAGGGTTTGCTCCCTCGCCCAAAGCGGACAAGGTTACCTTAATTCGTCGAGTGACCTTCGACCTGACGGGGCTTCCCCCAACGGCGGAAGAGGTCGAAGCGTTTGTTAATGACGAGTCGCCGGAAGCATTCGAGAAGGTGGTAGATCGCCTGCTCGCTTCCGATCGTTACGGCGAACGGATGGCTGCTTACTGGCTGGACTTGGTTCGCTTTGCAGACACGGTCGGTTACCACGGTGACCAAGATCACAACATTTCCCCCTACCGCGACTACGTTCTTGATGCCTTTAACGACAACAAGCCGTTCGATCAGTTCACGCGAGAGCAGCTTGCTGGCGACCTGATTCCTAATAGCTCGATCGATCAAAAAATCGCCTCCGGTTACAACCGCTTGTTGCAGACCACGCACGAAGGTGGACTTCAAGAGAAAGAATACCTGGCGATTTATGCCGCCGACCGGGTTCGTAACGTCTCGCAAGTTTGGATGGGCGCCACCGTCGGTTGCGCGCAATGCCACTCGCACAAGTACGATCCTTACACCATCACCGATTTCTATTCGCTGGCCGCATTCTTTGCGGATGTGGATGAAGCGAAGCACTTCAAAGTGGGAACCAACGCGTTACCCACGAAGCGTCCTCCCGAAATCAAGGTTTTGTCCAAGCGAGAGCGGGCCGAACTGACTCGCCTTCAAGCGGAACTCGATCAGATGCCAGAAGGGTCTGCCACGGACGAGGTAAAACGCTTGCAAGAGCAGATCGACGCGTTGAACGCGTCGGCCCGGCTGACGATGGTGACGGAATCGATCGAACCACGAACGATGCGTGTTCTACCACGTGGCAATTGGCTCGATGAAACGGGTGCTGTTGTTACCCCGGCGGTCCCTGTGTTCCTTGGTTCAATTAACACCAACGACAAGCGTGCTTCACGGCTCGATCTCGCGAATTGGCTGGTCGATACCAAGCAAGGTTCCGGTGCATTGACTTCACGTGTCTTCGTGAACCGCTTGTGGTATTTGTTCTACGGCATAGGTTTATCTTCGAGCCTGGGCGACTTCGGTGGCCAAGGCGAACCACCGGTCCATCCCGAACTGCTTGATCATCTGGCGATCGATTTCTACGAGCATGGCTGGGATATGAAGCGCATGGTCAAGGAGATGGTGATGACGGCCGCCTATCAGCAGTCATCGCAGGCCAGCGCCGAGGCCCGAGAGAAAGATCCTTACAACCGACTTTACACCCATCAGCTTCGCCATCGGCTATCAGCGGAAATGATCCGAGATAATGCCCTCGCGGTGAGCGGACTGCTGAACCTGGAATACGGCGGCCCCAGTGCCAAGCCATACCAGCCGACGGGATATTACCGCAACTTAAACTTTCCACAACGGACCTACCATGCGGACGAGAACGAACAGCAGTGGCGGCGAGGCGTCTATGTTCATTGGCAACGCCAGTTTGTTCACCCAAGCTTGATGGCCTTCGATGCTCCGACGCGCGAAGAATGCACGGTCCAACGTCCGACATCAAACACGCCGCTCGCCGCGTTGGCGCTGCTGAACGATCCGACGTACATCGAGGCGGCCCGCGAGTTTGCCTCGCGAATCTTGACCCAGGCCGATACCAACGACCAATCTCGCTTCGACGTCGCTTACAAACTGGCTCTTTCCCGAGAACCAGACGAAGCGGAGAAGCAAATCCTGACACAAATCTTGAATGAGAACCGCCAGATTTATGAGAAAGATCCGGCGGCGGCTGCCAAGTTACTTGCGATCGGTTTGAAACCAACCGACGACACCTTGGAACTTGCCGAACTCGCTGCCTGGACTCAGGTGGCGCGTGTCATCTTCAATCTCGACGAATTCATCACTCGCAATTAA
- a CDS encoding LamG-like jellyroll fold domain-containing protein: MPTSPSNKLEQEARLAFDRVAQSQITPEQLAELEHRLLSDAQFRQAYVEQAELEAQLEHQLLSAPAIPIHSSQTDARRWPMIVAIALSLLVLVGLSSVIFVEPVRVAVFGKPMVDYTESKLSGPRPIAIVVSKSELSDGDTYAKTLSVGDRVKPGMLRLNRGRIQLEFVSGVRVQVTGPAELHLISEMEATLVSGQTSVLTPPETRHFYLNGPVSAIANGSSEFVYRVDPDDSGHIDVYHGDVMASMLGDNGDTLLNELVSADHTAIFQGTKLEVISAAFNEASRTAVMPVDDVSLYPSTRYAAMIKQEKPIVYWRFEDGDIEGDLVRNHMSDRYAGQLHLASDNSLMMGQGTLEFKRSRERRYLKLSEPIEGMNKGSFTLEFWVRAHRMHWGTFLGVLPVEQEDPERQTHLCLLEYANRTNLVHRPATVRMLYRYPAKTYAGGLNSFSPNSCIPGLWTHVVAVKTNEGTHLYVNGQHKGISDALSFNDDLAYTVVVGQIDSSRTFRQFEGQIDEIAIYDKALAPEQVKRHYEAMTSSPET, translated from the coding sequence ATGCCCACTTCCCCGTCCAATAAACTCGAACAAGAGGCTCGTTTGGCGTTCGATCGCGTTGCTCAATCGCAGATCACGCCAGAGCAACTTGCCGAATTGGAACATCGACTGCTAAGCGATGCCCAGTTTCGACAAGCCTATGTCGAACAGGCAGAGCTAGAAGCACAACTGGAACACCAACTCCTCTCGGCACCAGCGATCCCGATTCACTCGAGTCAAACCGACGCTCGACGCTGGCCCATGATAGTTGCGATCGCGCTAAGCTTGCTTGTGCTCGTCGGCCTATCCAGTGTGATCTTTGTCGAACCGGTACGCGTGGCGGTGTTCGGCAAGCCAATGGTCGATTACACCGAGTCGAAATTGAGTGGTCCGCGGCCGATCGCGATTGTTGTCTCCAAGAGCGAACTAAGCGATGGCGATACCTATGCCAAGACACTTTCAGTAGGCGACCGCGTGAAGCCCGGCATGCTCCGCTTGAATCGAGGCCGGATCCAATTGGAATTCGTTTCCGGCGTGCGGGTTCAGGTCACCGGGCCTGCTGAATTGCACCTGATTTCCGAAATGGAAGCGACCTTGGTAAGTGGCCAAACATCGGTCCTTACCCCTCCGGAAACCAGACACTTTTATCTCAACGGTCCGGTGTCGGCGATCGCGAATGGATCGAGTGAATTCGTTTACCGTGTCGATCCCGATGACTCGGGGCATATCGATGTTTACCATGGCGATGTGATGGCTTCGATGTTAGGGGACAACGGCGATACTCTTTTGAACGAGCTTGTTTCTGCCGACCATACCGCCATTTTTCAGGGCACGAAGCTTGAAGTTATTTCGGCAGCCTTCAACGAGGCATCACGCACCGCAGTGATGCCGGTCGACGATGTTTCGCTCTACCCTTCGACTCGTTACGCCGCGATGATCAAGCAAGAGAAGCCGATCGTTTATTGGCGTTTTGAGGATGGCGATATCGAAGGAGACTTAGTCCGTAATCACATGTCGGATCGGTACGCCGGTCAACTTCATCTCGCGAGTGATAACTCGCTGATGATGGGGCAGGGAACCTTGGAGTTCAAACGCAGCCGAGAACGACGCTACTTGAAGTTGAGCGAACCGATCGAAGGGATGAACAAGGGCTCGTTCACCCTCGAGTTCTGGGTTCGGGCTCACCGGATGCACTGGGGGACTTTCCTGGGTGTTCTGCCTGTGGAACAAGAAGACCCAGAACGACAGACTCACCTATGTTTATTGGAATATGCGAATCGCACCAACCTCGTCCATCGTCCCGCCACAGTGCGGATGCTTTACCGCTATCCTGCCAAGACTTACGCTGGCGGTTTGAACTCGTTCAGCCCGAATTCGTGCATTCCTGGTTTATGGACGCATGTTGTGGCCGTGAAGACGAATGAAGGAACACACCTCTACGTCAACGGTCAGCATAAAGGCATCTCCGACGCGTTGAGCTTCAACGATGACTTGGCCTACACTGTGGTCGTAGGCCAGATCGATTCGTCTCGTACTTTTCGACAATTTGAAGGGCAGATCGACGAGATCGCCATCTATGATAAGGCCTTAGCGCCAGAACAAGTGAAGCGTCATTACGAAGCAATGACGAGCTCCCCCGAAACCTAA
- a CDS encoding sigma-70 family RNA polymerase sigma factor, with protein sequence MLEPGETRSNRSPFVELIVKSERPLMRYIRTLVPKLDDAEEVWQATAILLWEKFDEYDPEREFIPWAQRFAYFETLRFRRRIARDRMVFSENVMQTLAETHEASREKLDARCQALQKCLDQLIPRDLALLRSRYESDTTINDLAQTLNTTSKTLYRRLDRIRDRLAQCVRRRVALSDE encoded by the coding sequence ATGCTTGAGCCTGGTGAAACTAGGAGCAATCGATCACCTTTTGTCGAGTTGATCGTGAAGTCCGAGCGTCCTTTGATGCGCTATATTCGCACGCTGGTACCCAAACTGGATGACGCGGAAGAGGTATGGCAGGCGACGGCCATCTTGTTATGGGAGAAGTTCGACGAATACGATCCCGAGCGGGAATTCATCCCCTGGGCGCAGCGATTCGCTTACTTTGAAACCCTTCGATTCCGCCGTAGGATCGCGCGGGACCGCATGGTCTTTTCCGAGAACGTCATGCAAACCTTGGCGGAGACGCACGAAGCATCTCGCGAGAAACTTGACGCGAGATGCCAAGCACTCCAGAAGTGCCTTGACCAACTCATTCCCCGTGATTTGGCCCTGTTGCGATCTCGCTACGAATCTGACACCACCATCAACGATTTAGCACAGACACTCAACACAACCTCGAAGACGCTCTATCGGCGTCTTGACCGAATCCGTGATCGACTCGCCCAATGTGTGCGGCGGAGGGTTGCGTTGTCTGATGAATAG
- a CDS encoding DUF1559 domain-containing protein: protein MKSHNSLRGFTLVELLVVIAIIGVLVSLLLPAVQQAREAARRMQCTNNMKQLGIALHTYHDQFLGFPPGSVSSTVPRNGGGSGNSFGFSFYGLMLPFIEQGPLYDSMTFVGESPGYINEGSGSAGDFNRQYILAAGAIDVMRCPSSTGPIQSASSYAPMAHYAGISGCAEPTTFTENRISTVTVSGQPTLLSGGGMMLPNYSTGFKSCTDGSSNTLILGELSGALKRLDGSYSELSASGTTHGWPMGNRVTGYPPNLDNGSNSDQRCFNINTIRYSPNQEPFAFQVFPGMASNVGANNPLTSRHPGGVMVCHADGSIHFLPETVNLETLKQMATRDDGRVAANN, encoded by the coding sequence ATGAAATCGCATAACTCTCTACGTGGTTTCACTTTAGTGGAACTGTTGGTCGTCATCGCCATCATCGGTGTGCTCGTTTCGCTGTTGCTGCCAGCGGTACAACAAGCCCGGGAAGCTGCAAGGCGGATGCAGTGCACAAACAATATGAAGCAGCTTGGTATTGCCCTGCATACCTACCACGATCAGTTTTTAGGTTTCCCTCCAGGATCGGTTAGTTCAACGGTCCCGCGAAATGGGGGAGGGAGTGGGAATAGCTTTGGTTTTAGTTTCTACGGCTTGATGCTTCCCTTCATCGAACAAGGCCCGTTGTACGACAGTATGACCTTCGTCGGTGAGTCTCCTGGGTACATCAACGAAGGTTCTGGTAGTGCGGGCGATTTCAACCGCCAGTACATTCTGGCTGCCGGTGCTATCGATGTGATGCGATGTCCTTCGTCGACTGGTCCGATCCAAAGCGCGAGTTCTTACGCTCCAATGGCCCATTACGCTGGCATCTCCGGATGTGCCGAGCCAACTACCTTCACCGAAAACCGAATTTCCACGGTTACGGTCTCTGGTCAACCGACATTGCTATCTGGCGGTGGAATGATGTTGCCGAACTACTCGACCGGGTTCAAGTCGTGCACCGATGGTTCGTCGAACACGCTGATCTTGGGCGAGCTTTCCGGGGCTCTGAAGCGACTCGATGGTAGCTATTCCGAGCTTTCCGCTTCGGGAACAACCCATGGTTGGCCCATGGGGAACCGCGTAACGGGTTATCCACCGAATCTCGACAACGGTTCCAATAGCGACCAACGCTGCTTCAACATCAATACGATTCGCTATTCTCCCAACCAAGAACCGTTCGCATTTCAGGTGTTCCCTGGGATGGCCAGTAACGTTGGAGCCAACAATCCGCTGACCTCGCGACATCCTGGCGGTGTGATGGTTTGTCATGCGGATGGTTCGATTCACTTTCTGCCGGAAACAGTTAACCTCGAAACACTCAAGCAGATGGCAACTCGCGACGACGGTCGGGTGG